In Hwangdonia lutea, a single window of DNA contains:
- a CDS encoding LamG-like jellyroll fold domain-containing protein — protein MNHITLLSAFICEILKFLNKQHPKWAFILLFAIIGFNSIGMHSQAPANDNFVNATLVTHTSNWCSADAQYTTINATPDGVKGTAWNNGPNYNVWFKFQATTTQVNAQISMGGSLGNMRFPFLALWDNSGTEITSATHYSSRSSLNVQSDNLTIGNWYYISVDNHNSASYRGSFSLCIDDEVNYDYMEKAVVVPHTSNWCSADAEYTTINGSPDGVKGTAWNNGPNYNVWFKFQATTTEVNAQLSMGGGLGTMRYPFLALWDNSGTEITSATHYSSRSSLNVQSDNLTIGNWYYISVDNHNSASYRGSFSLCIDDEVNYDYMEEAVVVPHTSNWCSADAEYTTINASPDGVKGAAWNNGPNYNVWFKFQATTTEVNAQISMGGSLGTMRYPFLALWDGSGTEITSATNYGSRSSINVQSDNLTIGDWYYISVDNHNSASYRGSFSLCIDDVVNNDYKEEAVIVPHTSNWCSADAEYTTINASPDGLKGAAWNNGPNYNVWFKFQATTTEVNAQISMGGSLGTMRYPFLALWDSSGTEITSATNYSSRSSINVQSDNLTIGDWYYISVDNHKGASYRGSFSLCIDDVVNNDYKEEAVVVPHTSNWCSADAEYTTINASPDGLKGAAWKNGPNYNVWYKFQATTTQVNAQISMGGSLGTMRYPFLALWDNSGTEITSATYYSSRSSINVQSANLTIGNWYYISVDNHVGASYRGSFSLCVDDKVDYDFYEAAIDVTSLINSCSADALYTTIGASPDRNKGSNWNNNGPKKNRWFKFTAPATGQVNITVDIGGSKGTQRATQIALWEADGLTEVKSSRYTSTNDDVILSANSLTSGDTYYISVDVYSGHEGTFTLCIENTFVDFDGVSSYVDFGNNHNFNGSFSLEAWIFQKSNASTATVISKGDAKAGAPRGYHLSIKNGFPNLTWYNNSGTEILNITSPHQITNNIWHHVASSYNGTTASLYLDGVLVASSNSSRPSNNNRKFMLGATYDSSTPSTPKHYFNGYIDEVRVWNVALNERQLREMMNQEITQNGTAVKGQVTPSNISNNLLWSSLKGYYPMTNSTPADHSSQKIHGISKNNTSSIQLQTAPLPYKSAAHGDWETTSTWLNNSVQYIPNSRLYGTQIDWNIIVTNHNLEINRNTTVVGLIVASNEIKVNGTTVLSTGVGTGNGLFVSKYLKLDGKLDLQGESQLIQSEGSVLEVASSGAVERDQQGTKDFYTYNYWSSPVGIRNTTSNNNSYTLADVLNDGTVPTAPLPITFVSGHNGTPGSAGITPIGIASTWIWKYANKLTDNYASWQHVKNTGTILAGEGYTMKGVENSASSFTEKQNYVFNGKPNNGDITLTLSAGNDYLVGNPYASAIDANEFILDNISDGAGRASNNIIDGTLYFWDHFAGNTHVLHEYQGGYATYTLMGGIKAVSTDARINASGKAGTKVPKQFIPVSQGFFVTADAGGTVTFKNSQRIFKTEASNPSLFVKGTKSKGKSISAETDLDERQKIRLMLNSPKGYHRQLLVGVDENATNGIDKGYDAPLIEDNVEDLFWVFSNKNFVIQAVDNFDDNQILPLGIKIAQEGLASIEIDELENIDNSKAIYLHDKALDVYHDLNEKPYEVHLAVGQYLNRFDIRFSKSSQSLSTDEAHKKSIEVYFSNEEDQIIVHNPNAQLIESVEMINILGQSLFKFEISSNDNYLKYKASQIKTGTYILKIKTEHGELSKKVLIK, from the coding sequence ATGAACCACATTACATTGCTTAGTGCATTTATTTGCGAAATACTTAAATTTCTAAACAAACAGCATCCAAAGTGGGCTTTTATCCTATTATTTGCAATTATAGGCTTCAACTCGATAGGTATGCATTCACAAGCGCCAGCGAATGATAATTTCGTGAACGCTACTTTAGTCACCCACACATCCAACTGGTGTTCGGCAGACGCGCAATACACCACTATTAATGCCACCCCAGACGGCGTGAAAGGAACGGCTTGGAACAACGGACCAAATTACAATGTGTGGTTCAAATTTCAGGCCACCACAACCCAAGTCAATGCCCAGATTAGCATGGGCGGAAGCTTAGGCAACATGCGCTTTCCGTTTTTAGCCCTTTGGGACAACTCAGGAACCGAAATTACCAGTGCGACCCATTACAGTTCCAGAAGCTCACTAAACGTGCAATCTGACAATTTAACCATCGGAAACTGGTACTATATCTCTGTCGACAATCATAATAGCGCCAGTTACCGTGGTAGTTTCAGTTTATGCATTGATGACGAAGTAAATTACGATTATATGGAAAAAGCCGTAGTTGTTCCGCATACATCCAATTGGTGTTCTGCTGATGCGGAGTACACTACCATTAACGGTTCACCAGATGGAGTGAAAGGAACGGCTTGGAACAACGGACCAAACTATAATGTGTGGTTCAAATTTCAGGCCACCACAACCGAAGTCAATGCCCAACTTAGCATGGGCGGAGGATTAGGTACCATGCGCTATCCGTTTTTAGCGCTTTGGGACAACTCAGGAACCGAAATTACCAGTGCGACCCATTACAGTTCCAGAAGCTCACTAAACGTACAATCTGACAATTTAACCATCGGAAACTGGTACTATATTTCCGTCGACAATCATAATAGCGCCAGTTACCGCGGCAGTTTTAGTTTATGTATTGATGACGAAGTTAATTACGATTATATGGAAGAAGCCGTGGTTGTTCCACATACCTCCAATTGGTGTTCTGCTGATGCGGAGTACACCACCATTAACGCTTCACCAGATGGCGTGAAAGGAGCCGCATGGAACAACGGACCGAATTATAATGTGTGGTTCAAATTTCAGGCCACCACAACCGAAGTGAATGCCCAAATTAGCATGGGTGGAAGCTTAGGTACCATGCGCTATCCGTTTTTAGCGCTCTGGGACGGCTCAGGAACCGAAATTACCAGTGCGACCAATTACGGCTCCAGAAGCTCCATTAACGTACAATCTGACAATTTAACCATTGGGGATTGGTACTATATTTCTGTTGACAATCATAATAGCGCCAGTTACCGCGGCAGTTTCAGTTTATGTATTGATGATGTGGTTAACAACGATTATAAAGAAGAAGCCGTGATTGTTCCACATACATCCAATTGGTGTTCTGCCGATGCTGAGTACACTACCATTAACGCTTCTCCAGATGGCTTGAAAGGAGCCGCTTGGAACAACGGACCGAATTATAATGTGTGGTTCAAATTTCAGGCCACCACAACCGAAGTGAATGCCCAAATTAGCATGGGTGGAAGCTTAGGCACCATGCGCTATCCGTTTTTAGCGCTCTGGGACAGCTCAGGAACCGAAATTACCAGTGCAACTAATTATAGCTCCAGAAGCTCCATTAACGTGCAATCTGACAATTTAACCATTGGGGATTGGTACTATATCTCTGTCGACAATCATAAGGGCGCCAGTTACCGCGGCAGTTTCAGTTTATGCATTGATGATGTGGTTAACAACGATTATAAGGAAGAAGCCGTGGTTGTTCCACATACATCCAATTGGTGTTCGGCAGATGCTGAGTACACTACCATTAACGCTTCTCCAGATGGCTTGAAAGGAGCCGCTTGGAAAAACGGACCAAATTATAATGTGTGGTATAAATTTCAGGCCACCACAACCCAAGTCAATGCCCAGATTAGCATGGGCGGAAGCTTAGGCACCATGCGCTATCCGTTTTTAGCGCTTTGGGACAACTCAGGGACGGAAATTACCAGTGCTACCTATTACAGCTCCCGAAGCTCCATTAACGTGCAATCTGCCAATTTAACCATTGGAAACTGGTATTACATCTCTGTCGATAATCATGTTGGAGCCAGTTACCGAGGCAGCTTCAGTTTATGTGTTGATGATAAGGTAGATTATGATTTTTATGAAGCCGCTATTGATGTAACTAGTTTGATAAACTCTTGCTCGGCAGATGCTCTTTACACTACAATTGGCGCTTCTCCCGACCGTAATAAAGGATCGAACTGGAACAATAACGGACCTAAAAAGAACAGATGGTTTAAATTTACGGCCCCCGCAACGGGACAAGTAAATATAACTGTTGACATTGGCGGATCTAAGGGAACGCAAAGAGCCACTCAAATTGCCTTATGGGAGGCAGACGGCTTAACCGAGGTAAAAAGCAGTCGATACACTTCTACCAACGATGATGTTATTTTATCTGCAAATAGTTTAACTTCAGGGGATACTTATTATATTTCTGTTGATGTTTACTCTGGCCATGAAGGAACATTTACACTTTGCATAGAAAATACATTTGTTGATTTTGATGGAGTTAGCAGTTATGTGGACTTTGGAAATAATCATAATTTTAATGGATCGTTTTCATTGGAAGCCTGGATATTTCAGAAATCGAATGCTTCAACAGCCACTGTAATTTCGAAAGGAGATGCAAAAGCAGGCGCCCCAAGAGGTTATCATTTATCAATTAAAAATGGGTTTCCCAATTTAACATGGTATAACAATTCGGGAACTGAAATTTTAAATATCACATCACCCCATCAAATAACAAATAATATTTGGCACCATGTAGCATCTTCCTATAATGGTACTACCGCCTCGTTGTATTTAGACGGTGTTTTAGTTGCCAGCAGCAATTCATCTCGACCATCAAACAATAACAGAAAATTTATGTTGGGTGCGACTTATGATAGTAGCACACCATCCACACCAAAGCATTATTTCAATGGTTATATCGATGAAGTTCGTGTATGGAATGTTGCCTTAAATGAGCGGCAATTACGAGAAATGATGAATCAGGAAATTACTCAAAATGGAACAGCGGTTAAAGGCCAAGTAACGCCTTCGAATATTAGTAACAATCTGTTGTGGAGTAGCTTAAAAGGCTATTATCCAATGACCAACAGTACGCCCGCCGACCATTCAAGCCAGAAGATCCATGGGATTTCAAAAAACAATACATCGTCCATCCAACTTCAAACAGCACCGCTACCTTATAAATCAGCAGCCCACGGAGATTGGGAAACCACCAGCACATGGCTCAACAATTCGGTACAATACATTCCTAACTCAAGGCTTTATGGCACACAAATAGACTGGAATATAATTGTTACAAATCATAATTTAGAAATAAACAGAAACACAACAGTGGTAGGCTTAATTGTTGCGTCAAACGAAATTAAAGTAAATGGTACTACCGTTTTATCTACCGGTGTAGGTACAGGTAATGGATTATTTGTATCGAAGTATTTAAAACTAGATGGCAAACTGGATTTGCAGGGCGAATCGCAACTCATCCAAAGTGAAGGTAGCGTATTGGAGGTTGCAAGTTCAGGAGCCGTAGAACGCGACCAACAAGGCACCAAGGATTTTTACACTTACAATTACTGGTCGTCTCCTGTTGGTATAAGAAACACAACAAGTAACAATAACAGCTACACGCTTGCCGATGTGCTAAACGACGGAACTGTTCCAACGGCACCGCTGCCCATAACGTTTGTTTCCGGGCATAATGGCACCCCAGGTTCTGCAGGTATAACACCAATTGGTATTGCATCCACATGGATATGGAAATATGCCAATAAATTAACCGATAATTATGCCTCATGGCAACACGTAAAAAATACCGGAACCATATTGGCCGGAGAAGGCTATACCATGAAAGGCGTCGAAAATAGCGCATCGTCTTTTACCGAAAAGCAGAATTATGTTTTTAACGGCAAACCCAATAATGGTGATATTACCCTAACCTTATCCGCCGGAAACGATTATTTGGTGGGCAACCCCTATGCCTCGGCCATAGATGCAAACGAATTTATATTAGACAATATTAGCGATGGAGCCGGTAGAGCATCTAATAATATTATTGATGGAACGCTTTATTTCTGGGATCATTTTGCCGGTAACACCCACGTACTGCACGAGTACCAAGGTGGCTATGCAACCTATACGCTTATGGGTGGTATTAAAGCCGTATCGACCGACGCCAGAATTAATGCCTCGGGAAAAGCTGGAACAAAAGTGCCGAAGCAGTTCATCCCCGTTAGCCAAGGATTTTTTGTAACTGCCGATGCGGGCGGAACCGTTACTTTTAAAAATAGCCAACGCATTTTTAAAACCGAAGCGTCCAATCCTTCATTGTTTGTAAAAGGTACAAAATCAAAAGGCAAATCGATTAGCGCTGAAACGGATTTGGACGAAAGACAGAAAATCAGATTGATGCTAAACTCGCCCAAAGGGTACCACCGTCAACTGTTGGTTGGCGTTGATGAAAATGCCACAAACGGTATTGATAAAGGTTACGACGCCCCATTAATTGAAGATAATGTTGAAGATTTATTTTGGGTATTTTCAAATAAGAACTTCGTTATTCAAGCGGTGGATAATTTTGACGACAATCAAATTCTTCCCTTAGGCATCAAAATTGCCCAAGAAGGTTTGGCTTCTATTGAAATTGATGAACTTGAAAATATAGATAATAGTAAAGCCATTTATTTGCACGATAAAGCTTTAGATGTGTACCACGATTTAAATGAAAAACCTTATGAAGTACATTTAGCGGTGGGCCAATATTTAAACCGTTTTGACATAAGGTTCTCAAAATCGTCGCAATCACTTAGCACAGACGAAGCCCATAAAAAATCTATTGAGGTTTATTTTTCAAATGAAGAAGATCAGATTATTGTTCACAACCCCAATGCGCAACTTATCGAATCGGTTGAAATGATTAATATTCTTGGACAATCGCTATTCAAATTTGAAATAAGCTCAAACGATAATTATTTAAAATATAAAGCGTCGCAAATAAAAACAGGCACCTATATTTTAAAAATTAAAACCGAACATGGCGAACTTTCCAAAAAAGTATTGATAAAATAG
- the hisS gene encoding histidine--tRNA ligase codes for MAQKPSIPKGTRDFNPEQVAKRNYIFNTIRGAFKTYGFQPIETPSFENSDTLMGKYGDEGDRLIFKILNSGDYFKDLRKNDTKVAILVSNFFGVYDKILRSINDDYIFEDLLIESINAYFKDETNEIKALLKKTFMLFEKDFLEYENLNSVGKETVKSDAFQVFYNEYLEKYFLNSYANTNLISEKALRYDLTVPFARYVVQHQNEIEFPFKRYQIQPVWRADRPQKGRFREFYQCDADVVGSKSLWQEVEFIQLYDTVFSALKLEGVTIKINNRKILSGIAEVIGASDKLIDFTVALDKLDKIGEEKVKEEMLSKGISEEGINKLQPLFNLSGTFESQIEGLKSILSTSEAGKKGIEELAFINNAITELGLSTATLQLNVTLARGLNYYTGAIFEVSAPKSVKMGSIGGGGRYDDLTSIFGRPDTSGVGISFGLDRIYLVLEELGLFPETVTKNVAVLFINFGEKEALFSLKAIKQLRINGINAELYPDAAKMKKQMNHANKRAIPFVVLVGEEEINSNNYTLKDMGSGEQFKLSLQQLIDSVK; via the coding sequence ATGGCTCAAAAACCAAGCATCCCAAAAGGCACCAGAGATTTTAATCCGGAACAAGTTGCCAAACGAAACTATATTTTTAATACCATCCGCGGTGCTTTTAAAACCTACGGATTTCAACCCATTGAAACCCCAAGTTTTGAAAACTCAGATACGTTGATGGGAAAATATGGTGATGAAGGTGACCGCTTGATTTTTAAGATTTTGAACTCTGGGGATTATTTTAAAGATTTGAGAAAAAATGACACTAAAGTAGCTATACTGGTTTCAAATTTTTTTGGAGTTTATGATAAAATTTTACGTTCAATAAATGATGATTATATTTTTGAAGATTTACTTATCGAATCAATTAATGCCTATTTTAAAGATGAAACTAATGAGATAAAAGCTTTATTAAAAAAGACTTTTATGTTATTTGAAAAAGATTTCTTAGAATATGAAAATCTAAATTCTGTTGGGAAGGAAACTGTAAAGTCTGATGCATTTCAAGTTTTCTATAATGAATATTTAGAGAAGTATTTTTTAAACTCTTATGCAAATACAAATTTAATCTCCGAAAAAGCCCTCCGATACGACCTCACCGTTCCTTTCGCACGCTACGTGGTACAACACCAAAACGAGATAGAATTCCCATTTAAGCGCTACCAAATCCAACCCGTTTGGCGTGCCGATAGGCCGCAAAAAGGACGTTTTAGGGAGTTTTACCAATGCGATGCCGATGTGGTTGGAAGTAAAAGTTTGTGGCAAGAAGTAGAGTTTATTCAATTGTACGACACGGTATTTTCAGCTTTAAAACTGGAAGGTGTGACCATAAAAATTAACAACCGAAAAATATTGTCTGGAATTGCCGAGGTTATCGGCGCAAGCGATAAGTTAATCGACTTTACAGTGGCTTTAGATAAACTCGATAAAATAGGCGAGGAGAAGGTAAAAGAAGAAATGCTTTCAAAAGGGATTTCAGAAGAAGGGATTAATAAATTACAACCTTTGTTTAATTTGTCTGGAACTTTCGAATCTCAAATTGAAGGTTTGAAAAGTATTTTAAGCACCTCCGAAGCCGGTAAAAAAGGGATCGAAGAATTAGCGTTTATAAATAATGCCATTACAGAATTGGGTTTATCAACCGCCACATTGCAACTCAATGTAACGTTGGCACGCGGACTAAACTATTACACAGGCGCTATTTTTGAAGTTTCAGCTCCCAAATCCGTGAAAATGGGTTCTATTGGCGGTGGCGGTCGCTACGACGATTTAACCAGTATTTTTGGAAGACCAGATACAAGTGGCGTAGGTATTAGCTTTGGTTTGGATCGCATTTATTTGGTGCTTGAAGAACTTGGTTTATTCCCGGAAACGGTTACTAAAAACGTTGCCGTATTGTTCATTAACTTTGGTGAAAAAGAAGCGCTATTCAGTTTAAAAGCCATTAAACAATTACGCATAAATGGTATTAATGCTGAATTGTATCCTGATGCTGCTAAAATGAAAAAACAAATGAATCATGCCAATAAACGAGCCATTCCGTTTGTGGTTTTAGTAGGCGAGGAGGAAATAAATTCTAATAATTATACTTTAAAAGATATGGGTTCCGGCGAACAATTTAAGTTATCACTGCAACAATTAATCGATAGTGTAAAATAA